From Verrucomicrobiia bacterium, one genomic window encodes:
- a CDS encoding ankyrin repeat domain-containing protein has translation MTQPEELKHDRPLKWSAGTGTDVWALFCACLAGDLETVKRLLAKDPALVRCHHAYRKPLYFAVRENRLEVAAFLLDRDPDPFGLAVNDSLLEIARDRGYADMEDLLASKLAERCGASPRGEPMAAAIREHDLARLCALLDASPDLLHAGDQRSNQPIHWAVMTRQLDFVDELLRRGAELNARRSDGARPIHLTNGDYHFRGWRDVPDEWPVKPREVYDHLVRRGANVDLGMACATGNQTRVRELLDQEPALVNRLSDYAGYYTGCGAPIKNAAAGGHIEIVRLLLERGADPNLPEEGIAPDGHALHSAVVRGHIEIVRLLLQHGAHPNVEIESSADTLSAALGSAGYSTPRNAAMIELLCSHGASRAVHLLAYSGDVLTAAAVFAANPALANDPGALANAASEGREAFVRLMLRYQPDLPRRVEFPGWAVGAKTRELNELLFQHGMNPAAPDWLGITPLHHCARNGDVEKAALFIDHGANLHARDEDLCSTPLGWAAKFAQKAMAELLLQRGAKPNLPDDPPWATPLAWATRRNHTDIAALLRDHGTK, from the coding sequence ATGACCCAGCCTGAAGAACTGAAACACGACCGGCCGCTGAAGTGGTCGGCCGGCACCGGCACGGATGTCTGGGCGCTGTTCTGCGCCTGCCTGGCGGGTGACTTGGAAACTGTGAAGCGGCTGCTGGCGAAGGACCCGGCGCTGGTGCGCTGTCACCACGCCTACCGCAAGCCGCTTTACTTCGCGGTCCGCGAGAACCGCCTTGAGGTCGCCGCCTTCCTTCTCGACCGCGATCCCGATCCCTTCGGCCTGGCGGTCAACGACAGCCTGCTCGAGATCGCGCGCGACCGCGGTTACGCGGACATGGAAGACCTGCTCGCCTCGAAGCTGGCGGAGCGATGCGGCGCCTCGCCCCGCGGCGAACCCATGGCTGCCGCCATCCGGGAGCATGACCTCGCAAGGCTGTGCGCGTTGCTGGACGCCTCGCCGGACCTGCTCCACGCGGGTGACCAGCGGTCCAATCAACCCATCCACTGGGCGGTGATGACGCGGCAGTTGGATTTCGTTGATGAACTGCTGAGACGCGGCGCCGAACTCAACGCGCGACGTTCCGACGGTGCGCGGCCAATCCACCTGACCAATGGCGACTACCATTTCCGCGGCTGGCGCGACGTGCCGGACGAATGGCCGGTCAAGCCTCGGGAGGTTTACGATCACCTGGTCCGCCGCGGCGCGAACGTGGACCTCGGCATGGCCTGTGCCACCGGCAATCAAACCCGTGTGCGCGAGCTGCTGGATCAGGAGCCGGCACTCGTCAACCGGCTTTCCGACTATGCCGGCTATTACACCGGCTGCGGTGCGCCGATCAAAAACGCCGCCGCCGGCGGACACATTGAGATCGTCCGGCTGCTGCTGGAGCGCGGGGCCGATCCGAATCTGCCCGAGGAAGGCATCGCCCCGGACGGCCACGCGCTGCATTCCGCCGTGGTTCGGGGGCACATCGAAATCGTGAGGCTGCTGCTGCAGCACGGCGCACATCCGAACGTGGAAATCGAGAGCTCTGCGGACACCCTGAGCGCGGCGCTGGGTTCGGCCGGGTACTCCACTCCGCGGAACGCGGCGATGATCGAACTGCTCTGCTCTCATGGCGCCTCGCGGGCGGTTCATCTGCTCGCCTATAGCGGCGACGTGCTCACCGCGGCGGCGGTTTTCGCGGCGAATCCGGCGCTGGCCAACGACCCCGGAGCGCTCGCCAACGCGGCGAGCGAGGGCAGGGAAGCCTTCGTGCGTCTGATGCTGCGCTACCAGCCCGATCTTCCGCGCCGCGTCGAGTTCCCCGGATGGGCAGTCGGAGCAAAGACGCGCGAGCTGAACGAACTGCTGTTCCAACATGGCATGAATCCCGCCGCGCCCGATTGGCTGGGCATCACCCCGCTGCATCACTGCGCGCGCAACGGCGACGTGGAAAAGGCCGCACTCTTCATTGACCACGGCGCGAACCTGCACGCACGGGACGAAGACCTCTGCTCCACGCCACTGGGTTGGGCCGCGAAGTTCGCGCAGAAGGCGATGGCGGAACTGCTGCTCCAGCGCGGCGCAAAGCCGAATCTGCCGGACGACCCGCCTTGGGCCACGCCCCTCGCCTGGGCCACTCGACGCAATCACACGGACATTGCCGCGCTGCTGCGAGACCACGGCACGAAATGA
- a CDS encoding ABC transporter permease, with protein MNDIRFALRQLLKNPGFSAVAVLTLALGIGANTAIFSVVNAVLLRPLPYPEPGQLVQLLANLEGGPGTYIGSDAFVEVKAQSQSLARIGAYSGGDMTLTGAGAAERIVSGAVTADFFPLLGVQPALGRNFTLEEDTPSGPKAVLLGYGLWQSRFGGDPDVLGRTITLNEQGHTVVGILPSHFQYPEPFQLWTPLALGETGGTFVIHGEGMMLLKAIARLRPGVTLEQAQAELQTIAQRIQPNGPAATGGEGGAGGGREVGRGVLTLVGLHEQVVGEVKGPLLVLLGAVALVLLIACANVANLLLARAAARQREMAVRAALGAGRWRVARQLLTESVLLSLAGGGLGLLLAFGGVRALGQWNDVSQRAMQGIGMDAWVLAFTVGVSVITGLAFGLAPAVHAWRTDVNAALKVESRGDTGRQRNRLRQFLVVSEVALALVLLIGAGLLIKSFSRLTDVQPGFRTEGVLTFQVTLTGGKSSPQKVNLIEQIVEQLKALPGVQTAAVTDSLPLTQFNRIAVADVEGRPPIDVSRLRRGELKVTPVSRPTVTFDYFSAMGIPLKSGRAFTAQDARPGAGVVIVNEAFERSFFPGQSAIGRRIRLLGSSAETPWPAVVGVVSDVRQSGLAGDVMPEVYSPELEDAGDALSFVVRVSGEPAGLISAARGVVAKVDPSQPLHNVMTMEQRLADTTTSRRLNTAFLGGFAAVALLLAVLGIYGVMSYAVTQRRREIGVRMALGAQRSDVLGLIIHGGLRLTLLGVVIGLAGAFVVTRYLSSQLYSVKASDPVTFLGLAAALTGVAVLACWLPARRAARTDPMVALRSEL; from the coding sequence ATGAACGACATCAGATTCGCCCTCCGCCAACTGCTCAAGAACCCCGGCTTCTCCGCTGTGGCCGTGCTCACGCTGGCGCTCGGCATCGGGGCCAACACCGCGATTTTCAGCGTGGTCAATGCCGTCCTGCTCCGGCCGTTGCCCTATCCTGAACCCGGCCAGCTGGTGCAGTTGCTCGCGAACCTGGAGGGCGGCCCCGGCACCTACATCGGCAGCGACGCGTTCGTTGAAGTGAAGGCGCAGAGCCAGTCGCTGGCGCGCATCGGCGCCTACAGTGGGGGCGACATGACCCTCACCGGGGCCGGAGCGGCGGAACGCATCGTGTCCGGCGCGGTGACGGCGGACTTCTTTCCACTGCTCGGCGTCCAGCCGGCGTTGGGACGCAACTTCACCCTGGAAGAGGACACGCCCAGCGGCCCGAAGGCGGTCCTGCTCGGATATGGCCTCTGGCAGAGCCGGTTCGGCGGCGACCCGGACGTGCTGGGCCGGACGATCACGTTGAACGAACAAGGCCACACCGTCGTGGGCATTCTCCCCTCGCACTTTCAATATCCCGAACCGTTTCAACTTTGGACCCCGCTGGCGCTCGGAGAAACGGGGGGAACCTTCGTGATCCACGGTGAAGGCATGATGCTGCTGAAGGCCATTGCCCGGTTGAGACCCGGGGTGACGCTCGAGCAGGCGCAAGCCGAGCTGCAAACCATTGCACAGCGGATTCAACCAAACGGACCGGCGGCGACCGGGGGCGAAGGCGGCGCGGGTGGAGGTCGCGAAGTTGGCAGAGGCGTTTTGACCCTGGTTGGCCTGCACGAACAGGTCGTCGGCGAGGTGAAGGGGCCGCTGCTCGTGTTGCTGGGCGCGGTCGCGTTGGTCCTGCTGATCGCCTGCGCGAACGTCGCCAACCTCCTGCTCGCACGCGCGGCGGCGCGACAACGGGAGATGGCCGTCCGCGCCGCCCTCGGAGCCGGACGCTGGCGGGTTGCCCGCCAGTTGCTGACGGAGAGCGTGCTGCTTTCCCTGGCTGGCGGCGGGTTGGGATTGTTGCTGGCGTTCGGAGGCGTCCGGGCACTCGGGCAGTGGAACGACGTCAGCCAGCGGGCGATGCAAGGGATTGGCATGGATGCCTGGGTGCTCGCGTTCACGGTCGGCGTGTCGGTGATCACCGGCCTGGCGTTCGGCCTCGCGCCGGCCGTTCACGCGTGGCGCACCGACGTCAACGCCGCACTCAAAGTGGAGAGCCGTGGCGACACCGGCAGACAGCGCAACCGGCTCCGGCAATTCCTGGTCGTCTCGGAGGTGGCGCTGGCGCTGGTGCTGCTCATCGGCGCCGGGTTGTTGATCAAGAGCTTTTCGCGGCTGACCGATGTCCAGCCCGGCTTCCGGACCGAGGGCGTGTTGACGTTCCAAGTCACGCTGACAGGCGGGAAATCCTCGCCGCAGAAAGTCAATCTCATCGAACAAATCGTCGAGCAGTTGAAGGCGCTGCCCGGCGTCCAGACGGCCGCCGTCACGGATTCCCTGCCGCTCACCCAGTTCAACCGCATTGCGGTGGCGGATGTTGAGGGCCGGCCACCGATTGACGTGAGCAGGCTGCGGCGGGGAGAGCTGAAGGTGACGCCGGTTTCGCGACCGACGGTCACCTTCGATTACTTTAGCGCGATGGGCATCCCGCTGAAGAGTGGACGAGCCTTCACTGCGCAGGATGCGCGCCCCGGCGCGGGCGTGGTGATCGTCAATGAGGCGTTTGAGAGAAGCTTCTTCCCCGGCCAAAGCGCGATTGGCAGACGCATCCGCCTGCTCGGATCGAGCGCCGAGACGCCCTGGCCGGCGGTGGTGGGGGTCGTCAGCGATGTGCGGCAGAGCGGACTGGCCGGCGACGTCATGCCGGAGGTGTACAGCCCGGAGCTGGAAGACGCGGGCGACGCGCTGAGCTTCGTCGTCCGCGTTAGCGGTGAGCCTGCCGGTCTGATCTCCGCCGCGCGGGGCGTGGTGGCGAAGGTGGATCCGAGCCAGCCTCTCCACAACGTGATGACGATGGAGCAGCGCCTGGCGGACACCACGACCTCGCGGCGACTGAACACGGCTTTCCTCGGCGGCTTTGCGGCGGTCGCACTGTTGCTCGCCGTCCTGGGCATCTACGGCGTGATGTCGTACGCGGTGACGCAACGCCGGCGCGAGATCGGCGTGCGGATGGCCCTGGGCGCGCAACGAAGCGATGTGCTGGGCCTGATCATCCACGGCGGGTTGCGGCTGACGCTGCTGGGCGTCGTGATCGGGCTCGCCGGTGCGTTTGTCGTGACGCGCTACTTGTCGAGTCAGCTTTACTCCGTGAAAGCGTCGGACCCCGTGACCTTTCTGGGCCTCGCGGCGGCGCTGACGGGCGTGGCCGTGCTTGCCTGCTGGCTGCCCGCCCGTCGGGCGGCGCGGACCGATCCGATGGTGGCGCTGCGAAGCGAGTTATGA
- a CDS encoding ABC transporter permease has protein sequence MSDLKFALRQLLKHPFTNGVILLTVALLIGTVSVLYASMRDNQLKLMPFPERERMVKFFRIGERQVEAAFPASLALGYRENLSFLDEAGTMVWGDPMTLTDVGEPTGYAAVGISASLLRMTGVVPAQGRLFHETDELTSGAGAGGVIISEQLWREKLDADPDIIGRELRLNNELHTVVGVLPAAMRSTWLAFNTDLWLPVRFVPEHSGRWLWLFGRLKPGVSRSQAQAELDTLAPVLEREFSSASNSAEPGRQPFAYQGARVAPLDRRLDQEQHGIPPEAMIMWLFAGIILASVVGIACFNITHLLLVRVLARQREFAIRLALGANRWRVVRQVMGESILVALLGGALGLAVSFWFHDLLRLQQIDAKMDWRLYALAAGGSVLLGSLIALLPALQSSRANLTDALKEGGQMVSGRRRHRFRNFLVASEVTMALILCVVAGSLLRVYLNVRNTDLGIQPAHLLAVSVDLRNDSHPEPEDRNAYADQALRALGELPGVELAAVSRSGVLSAWAHQMEFTLPATADGVEHRLTAATLYTSQGAAALEGMRLLAGRDLSADSRQAAREALVNESFARDYFQGGDPLDRQLSIPGSTNRAVIVGVVGDRHPLTNHQRVGPEVICGHRATALPSPFTFLVRTRAEARTMAGPVREVLRRIDARQPVAQAVFIKDLIDQRQGEVWQRVSVLGSISGVGLLIALLGVHGVVAFSAIERTREVGVRLAVGATRAQVLRLIMWQGGRLLILGAVPGLLIGTAIMSALPKRGRAKALNALDPWTLLGVILVVGLVGLLACLLPARRAVSLNPMEALRTE, from the coding sequence ATGTCCGACCTGAAATTCGCCCTCCGCCAATTGCTGAAGCACCCATTCACCAATGGCGTGATCCTGCTGACCGTCGCGCTCCTGATCGGCACCGTGAGCGTGTTGTACGCGTCAATGCGGGATAATCAATTGAAGCTGATGCCGTTTCCCGAACGCGAAAGGATGGTGAAGTTTTTCCGCATCGGCGAACGCCAGGTCGAGGCGGCGTTCCCCGCCTCGCTGGCGCTGGGCTATCGGGAAAATCTGTCGTTCCTGGACGAGGCCGGCACCATGGTGTGGGGCGACCCCATGACGCTGACCGACGTCGGCGAACCAACGGGGTATGCAGCGGTCGGCATTTCCGCGAGCCTGTTGCGCATGACGGGAGTGGTGCCGGCGCAGGGCCGGCTGTTCCACGAGACGGACGAACTGACCTCGGGCGCGGGCGCGGGTGGGGTTATCATTTCGGAACAACTGTGGCGCGAGAAGCTGGACGCCGACCCAGACATCATCGGCCGTGAACTGCGGCTCAACAACGAACTCCACACGGTGGTGGGCGTGTTGCCTGCGGCGATGCGTTCCACCTGGCTGGCCTTCAACACCGACCTTTGGTTGCCCGTGCGTTTTGTGCCCGAACATTCCGGACGTTGGCTGTGGCTGTTTGGCCGATTGAAGCCGGGCGTCTCCCGGTCACAGGCCCAGGCGGAACTGGACACACTCGCGCCCGTACTGGAACGGGAGTTCTCTTCTGCTTCCAACTCTGCGGAGCCCGGCCGGCAACCCTTCGCGTACCAGGGCGCACGGGTCGCGCCGCTGGACCGCCGACTCGACCAGGAACAGCATGGCATCCCGCCCGAGGCGATGATCATGTGGCTCTTCGCCGGGATCATCCTGGCAAGTGTGGTGGGCATTGCGTGTTTCAACATCACCCATCTCCTGCTCGTGCGGGTGCTCGCCCGGCAGCGTGAATTCGCCATCCGGCTTGCGCTCGGCGCGAATCGCTGGCGCGTGGTGCGGCAGGTCATGGGCGAATCCATCCTGGTCGCGCTGCTCGGCGGCGCGCTCGGACTCGCGGTGTCGTTCTGGTTTCACGATCTCCTGCGGTTGCAGCAAATCGACGCCAAAATGGACTGGCGCTTGTACGCCCTCGCGGCGGGAGGTTCGGTGCTGCTCGGATCACTGATCGCGCTGCTGCCCGCGCTGCAATCCTCCCGCGCCAACCTGACGGACGCCTTGAAGGAGGGCGGACAGATGGTCAGCGGCCGGCGACGACATCGCTTTCGCAACTTCCTGGTCGCTTCCGAGGTGACGATGGCGTTGATCCTGTGCGTGGTCGCCGGGTCGTTGCTGCGCGTGTATCTCAATGTGCGCAACACCGACCTCGGAATACAACCCGCGCACCTGCTCGCCGTCAGCGTGGACTTGCGGAACGATTCGCATCCCGAACCGGAGGATCGCAACGCCTATGCGGACCAGGCGCTGCGCGCGCTCGGGGAGCTGCCGGGCGTTGAACTGGCCGCCGTTTCCCGGAGCGGGGTGCTCTCCGCCTGGGCGCATCAAATGGAGTTCACGCTGCCCGCGACGGCGGACGGGGTGGAACACCGCCTGACCGCCGCGACCCTGTACACCAGCCAGGGGGCGGCCGCCCTGGAGGGGATGCGGTTGCTCGCCGGTCGCGACTTGTCGGCGGACTCGCGGCAGGCCGCCCGCGAGGCGCTGGTGAACGAATCGTTCGCCCGGGACTATTTTCAGGGCGGCGATCCCTTGGACCGGCAGTTGAGCATTCCCGGGAGCACGAACCGCGCGGTCATCGTCGGCGTGGTCGGGGATCGCCATCCGCTGACAAATCATCAGCGGGTTGGCCCGGAAGTAATCTGCGGGCATCGTGCCACCGCCCTGCCCAGTCCGTTCACCTTCCTGGTGCGCACGCGGGCTGAGGCACGCACGATGGCCGGACCTGTTCGCGAAGTATTGCGCCGGATCGACGCACGCCAGCCTGTGGCGCAGGCGGTGTTCATCAAGGATCTGATCGACCAACGCCAGGGGGAGGTCTGGCAGCGCGTGTCTGTCCTCGGAAGCATTTCCGGAGTGGGGTTATTGATTGCGCTGCTGGGCGTTCACGGCGTGGTGGCGTTCTCCGCGATCGAGCGCACCCGCGAAGTTGGGGTGCGCCTCGCAGTGGGTGCGACCCGGGCCCAGGTATTGCGCCTGATCATGTGGCAGGGCGGCCGGTTGCTGATCCTCGGTGCCGTGCCGGGGCTCCTCATCGGGACCGCCATCATGTCCGCACTCCCAAAGCGCGGCCGGGCGAAAGCCCTGAACGCGCTGGATCCCTGGACACTGCTGGGAGTGATCTTGGTGGTCGGCCTCGTGGGCCTATTGGCGTGCCTGCTGCCCGCGAGAAGGGCAGTCAGCCTCAATCCCATGGAAGCGCTGCGAACCGAGTAA
- a CDS encoding ABC transporter permease: MNDLRYALRQLLKNPGFTVAAVVVLALGIGLNTAMFSVLYALAFNPRPFPEPERVVQLYSQDKKEAANFRAFSYAAYREVHERRDLFTGVLAQALAFVAVGEGAEARRGVSAMVSANYFEVLGVPLLRGRGFTEAEETPGANLPVVIVSHFYWRNSGSHPDLVGSTLRINGRLFTVVGITPEKFTGANATFGPEFYFPLGVFDSLGGEGRSLQDAKSFALNLVGRLQAGITADSAQSALAGTAAGLEELYPVEQKDQTFIVGPLPRFVVGSEPKQNGIMPALLGTVLMGLTGSVLLIVSLNLAGLLLVRGHARCKEFAIRLAVGATRGRLVRQLLTEGLVLALVGGALGCICAVLGTKLLIAAVSSRLSFALLFTTPAPVVPVVATLVFCTMATLFFALGPALTLLRRDLLPDLQQAAAEDTRRHRRWLPRHPLVVAQIALSLTLLIGAGLSARWVGRVLGADTGIDALHTLVVEFDASLGGRDQSRNFEIFRTVGDRLANVPGVAFASIATATLYGFNWNEGFVRRAGTRPAPDARPSTAAEGLAFLAPFNAVGGDYFAAVGRPLLRGRTFTPFETDQAGAPLVAIIDEALAARLWPGEDALGRRLDWAGGEVPAAAGSSGDGTIEVVGIARSLRPDSAEAKSPGAIYLPFAQGFKEKVHFMVRSVTAGETTLAALREPLQRELQAAAPDVPLFTVRTFREHKDAAPVPWLFRRIATVLAAFGAVAVLIAIIGLYGAKAYSVSRRTREIGIRLALGAEPSRLRNLILREGVMLSLVGIALGLLLSAAIVRLLGSLIADFEGFDPVVFCVAALALFATGLAATWLPARRAMKVQPMVALRAE; encoded by the coding sequence ATGAACGACCTCCGCTATGCCCTTCGCCAATTGCTGAAGAACCCCGGCTTCACCGTTGCGGCTGTGGTTGTCCTCGCGCTGGGCATCGGCCTGAACACCGCGATGTTCAGCGTCCTCTACGCGCTCGCCTTCAATCCGCGGCCTTTTCCCGAGCCCGAGCGGGTCGTCCAGCTCTATTCCCAGGACAAGAAGGAGGCGGCCAACTTCCGGGCGTTCTCCTACGCCGCCTACCGCGAGGTGCACGAACGTCGCGATCTCTTCACCGGCGTCCTCGCGCAGGCGCTCGCGTTCGTCGCCGTCGGCGAGGGTGCGGAAGCGCGCCGCGGGGTTTCCGCCATGGTCAGCGCCAACTACTTCGAGGTGCTCGGCGTGCCGCTCCTCCGGGGCCGCGGCTTCACCGAAGCCGAGGAGACTCCCGGTGCCAATCTGCCCGTTGTGATTGTGAGCCATTTCTACTGGCGCAACTCCGGCTCCCATCCCGATCTGGTCGGCTCCACCCTGCGCATCAACGGCCGTCTCTTCACCGTCGTGGGGATCACGCCTGAAAAATTCACCGGGGCCAATGCGACGTTCGGTCCTGAGTTCTACTTTCCGCTGGGCGTCTTTGATTCGCTCGGAGGCGAGGGCCGCTCGCTTCAGGATGCCAAGAGCTTCGCCCTCAACCTCGTGGGTCGGCTGCAAGCCGGCATCACCGCCGACAGCGCCCAGTCGGCGCTGGCCGGCACTGCTGCAGGGTTGGAGGAGCTGTATCCCGTCGAGCAAAAGGACCAAACGTTCATCGTCGGTCCGCTGCCGCGATTCGTCGTCGGCTCGGAGCCAAAGCAGAATGGCATCATGCCGGCCCTCCTCGGCACCGTGCTCATGGGCCTGACTGGCTCCGTCCTCCTCATTGTCTCGCTCAACCTCGCCGGGCTTCTGCTCGTCCGCGGCCACGCGCGATGCAAGGAGTTCGCCATCCGTCTCGCGGTCGGCGCCACCCGCGGCCGCCTCGTCCGCCAGCTCCTCACGGAAGGTCTCGTGCTCGCGCTCGTGGGCGGCGCGCTCGGCTGTATCTGCGCGGTCTTGGGCACCAAGCTCCTCATCGCTGCGGTCTCCAGTCGTCTGTCATTCGCGCTTCTTTTCACGACCCCAGCCCCGGTGGTGCCCGTCGTCGCTACGCTGGTCTTCTGCACGATGGCGACGCTGTTCTTTGCCCTCGGTCCGGCGCTCACCCTCCTGCGCCGCGATCTCCTCCCCGATCTCCAGCAAGCCGCTGCCGAAGACACCCGCCGGCACCGGCGCTGGCTGCCGCGCCACCCGCTCGTCGTCGCGCAGATCGCCCTGTCGCTCACCCTCCTCATCGGTGCGGGCCTCAGCGCCCGATGGGTGGGCCGCGTGCTGGGCGCGGACACCGGCATTGATGCGCTTCACACGCTCGTCGTCGAATTCGACGCCAGCCTTGGGGGGCGGGATCAGTCCCGGAACTTCGAGATTTTCCGCACTGTCGGCGACCGCCTCGCCAACGTGCCCGGGGTGGCCTTCGCCAGCATCGCCACCGCGACACTCTACGGCTTTAACTGGAACGAAGGGTTCGTACGGCGGGCCGGCACACGTCCAGCGCCCGATGCCCGTCCGTCCACCGCGGCGGAAGGACTCGCCTTCCTCGCCCCATTCAACGCCGTCGGTGGCGATTACTTTGCCGCCGTCGGCCGGCCGCTGCTGCGCGGCCGAACGTTCACCCCCTTCGAAACCGATCAGGCCGGCGCACCCCTCGTCGCCATCATCGACGAGGCACTCGCCGCCCGGCTCTGGCCCGGCGAAGACGCACTGGGCCGGCGTCTCGATTGGGCCGGCGGCGAGGTGCCAGCGGCCGCCGGTTCGTCCGGCGATGGGACGATCGAAGTCGTCGGCATCGCGCGCAGCCTGCGTCCCGACTCCGCCGAAGCGAAATCGCCCGGCGCGATCTACCTTCCGTTCGCGCAGGGCTTTAAGGAGAAGGTCCACTTCATGGTCCGATCCGTGACCGCCGGCGAGACCACGCTGGCCGCGTTGCGCGAGCCCTTGCAGCGCGAGCTCCAGGCGGCGGCTCCCGACGTGCCCCTTTTCACGGTGCGCACCTTCCGCGAGCACAAGGACGCCGCGCCCGTGCCCTGGCTCTTCCGGCGCATCGCGACGGTCCTGGCGGCGTTCGGTGCGGTGGCGGTGCTCATCGCGATCATTGGTCTTTACGGCGCCAAGGCCTACAGCGTTTCCCGGCGCACGCGCGAGATCGGCATCCGCCTCGCGCTCGGCGCCGAGCCCTCGCGCCTGCGCAACCTGATCTTGCGCGAAGGTGTCATGTTGAGCCTGGTCGGCATCGCCCTCGGTCTGCTGCTCAGCGCGGCGATCGTCCGTTTGCTCGGCAGCCTGATCGCCGATTTCGAGGGCTTCGATCCGGTGGTATTCTGCGTGGCCGCCCTGGCGCTGTTCGCCACCGGGCTCGCGGCCACCTGGCTCCCCGCCCGCCGCGCCATGAAGGTCCAGCCGATGGTGGCGTTGCGGGCGGAATGA
- a CDS encoding four helix bundle protein, producing the protein MSTELRAPRNCRELISWQKGVRHGRRTDRLTAKFPNEEKFGLASQMRIAAVSIPSNLAESQARRTSGMVVQLIAHARGSTTKLDTQLTLSIELRVLHCG; encoded by the coding sequence ATGAGCACTGAACTCCGAGCGCCGAGGAATTGCCGGGAGTTGATCAGTTGGCAGAAGGGTGTGCGTCATGGCAGACGGACCGACCGACTGACCGCCAAGTTTCCCAACGAGGAGAAGTTCGGGCTCGCTTCCCAGATGCGAATAGCCGCAGTTTCGATTCCCTCCAATCTCGCAGAGAGTCAGGCCCGGCGAACTTCAGGAATGGTTGTTCAGTTGATCGCTCATGCGAGAGGGTCCACCACCAAACTCGACACTCAATTGACGCTGAGCATTGAACTTAGAGTTTTGCACTGCGGTTGA